The genomic window TGCTTATCTAAAAAAAGCTGCCGCTTATACAAATTGCGAATTAGGTGTTTTAGATATTGAAAAAAGAGATTTAATTGCACAAGTTTGCGATGAAATTTTAGAAGGCAAGCTCGACGACCAATTTCCGTTAGTTATTTGGCAAACGGGTTCTGGTACACAGAGTAATATGAATGCTAACGAAGTAATTGCGAATAGAGCACACCAATTAGCTGGAAAAGTTGTTGGTGAAGGCGAAAAAACGATTCAACCGAATGATGATGTAAACAAATCACAATCATCTAACGATACCTTCCCTACTGGAATGCATATCGCAGCTTATAAAAAAATAGTTGAAACTACTATTCCTGGAGTAAAACAATTAAGAGAAACTTTAAAGAAAAAATCTGAAGCTTTTAAAAGCGTTGTAAAAATTGGACGTACGCATTTAATGGATGCAACACCGTTAACGTTAGGACAAGAAATTTCGGGTTATGTAGCACAATTAGATTACGGCTTAAAAGCTTTAGAAAACACTTTAGCACACTTAAGCGAATTAGCTTTAGGAGGAACAGCGGTTGGAACAGGTTTAAATACTCCAAAGGGTTATAGTAAACGTGTTGCCGAATATATTGCAGATTTTACTGGATTACCTTTTATAACTGCTCCAAATAAATTTGAAGCCTTAGCTGCACATGATGCTATAGTTGAAACACACGGTGCATTAAAACAACTTGCCGTTTCTTTAAATAAGATTGCAAACGATATTAGAATGATGGCTTCTGGTCCTCGTTCAGGTATTGGAGAAATTATAATCCCTGCTAACGAACCAGGAAGTTCTATTATGCCAGGAAAAGTTAACCCAACACAATGTGAGGCCTTAACAATGGTTTGCGCTCAAGTTATAGGTAACGATGTTGCTATTTCTGTTGGAGGTATGCAAGGCCATTATGAGCTAAACGTTTTTAAACCTGTTATGGCTGCAAACTTTTTACAATCGGCACAATTAATTGGTGATGCTTGTAAAAGTTTTGAAGAAAACTGTGCTTCTGGTATTGAACCAAACCAAGAAGTAATTACTAAATTAGTAAACAACTCATTAATGCTTGTTACTGCTTTAAACACAAAAATTGGTTACTACAAATCTGCTGAAATTGCTAATACAGCTCATAAAAACGGAACAACTTTAAAAGAAGAAGCCGTTAATTTAGGTTATGTTACAGCCGAAGATTATGATGCTTGGGTAAAACCAGAAGAAATGGTTGGTAGCTTAAAATAATTACCAGTAATATATAAATTTTAAAACCCTCAGGATTGATTTTCAATTCTGAGGGTTTTTTATTATAAAATTATTTCTGAATTAAAAAAGCAAACTCAACCAGCTACAAAATTAAGCATCTACCCTATTCTCGGTTTTTTCGCTCTTTTCCCTGCATTTAATTTGTAGGTATAACTTAGTATAATGTAACGTCCTAAACTTTCCGAAATGGTTTCTTCAAAATAGTTTTATTATACTGATATTTTTAAAATTCATGAAGATAATTTTAATGGCTAAAATTGGAATACTTCATAAATAACAATGACATACTACCAAGATTGTATGCCTAAATAAATTACACACAAAACTTATAGTACATTTTGAAACAAAAAAAGCCCAACGATATAACACCATTGAGCTTTGTTTGTTTCAAAATAGTTGACTCTAATTAAATATCAATAGAGTTAATTATAGTGCTCCCCATTCTTTTAGAGATTCCGTATTCATTTTGATATAACCATCATTTCCTGCTTCTTTAGAAAGAATTAAAGATTGTTTAGCTGCTTTAATTGCACCTTCCTTATCTCCGTTTGCTGCATGAATTAATGCTTGTCTACGTAAATAATAAAAACGAGGTTTCCCTTTTGTCATATCCACAGCTTTATCAATCCATTCTGTAGCTTGTTTCATGTCTTTCCCTTCAGCTAAGTAGTATGCTGCCGCTGCATAGTAATCTCCTTCGCCTGGACCATTCATTACTTTATCAATACCTGCTAAAACAATTTCTTCAGTAGGAACTGTAAATGGTAAAGCCGCATAAGAATTCTCCCAAAGAAGTTCTAAAGTTGCTCCATTATTTGTAATATTGTTAATATCAATAGTAAAAGTTTCTACTACAAAAGGAATAGGTTCAACAACTACTTTCGCAGATGCTACAACTTTGGTATCATCCCATTTTTTTGGAGTTCCCCAATTGCTTGTGTCATTATAAAAAAGAAACTCCCATTCTGTTGCTGAAATTAATCGAGTAAATAAGGCATAAGAACCAGCTTTAACTCTTTTACCTGCAATCTTTATATCATCGCTAAAGGTAATTATAGTATTCTCATTAGCACCTGTTCTCCAAATTGTTCCAAAACTTTCCAAGTCTCCAAAAACTTTACGCCCTTTAACACCTGGTCTAGAATACTCGATAGTTACATCTGTTAATCCAACT from Algibacter sp. L1A34 includes these protein-coding regions:
- the fumC gene encoding class II fumarate hydratase, translated to MSYRIEKDTMGEVKVPADKLWGAQTERSRNNFKIGPSASMPLEIVYGFAYLKKAAAYTNCELGVLDIEKRDLIAQVCDEILEGKLDDQFPLVIWQTGSGTQSNMNANEVIANRAHQLAGKVVGEGEKTIQPNDDVNKSQSSNDTFPTGMHIAAYKKIVETTIPGVKQLRETLKKKSEAFKSVVKIGRTHLMDATPLTLGQEISGYVAQLDYGLKALENTLAHLSELALGGTAVGTGLNTPKGYSKRVAEYIADFTGLPFITAPNKFEALAAHDAIVETHGALKQLAVSLNKIANDIRMMASGPRSGIGEIIIPANEPGSSIMPGKVNPTQCEALTMVCAQVIGNDVAISVGGMQGHYELNVFKPVMAANFLQSAQLIGDACKSFEENCASGIEPNQEVITKLVNNSLMLVTALNTKIGYYKSAEIANTAHKNGTTLKEEAVNLGYVTAEDYDAWVKPEEMVGSLK
- a CDS encoding DUF2911 domain-containing protein; its protein translation is MKKLLLILLAFTTVYTVNAQIETPQPSPKAKFEQKVGLTDVTIEYSRPGVKGRKVFGDLESFGTIWRTGANENTIITFSDDIKIAGKRVKAGSYALFTRLISATEWEFLFYNDTSNWGTPKKWDDTKVVASAKVVVEPIPFVVETFTIDINNITNNGATLELLWENSYAALPFTVPTEEIVLAGIDKVMNGPGEGDYYAAAAYYLAEGKDMKQATEWIDKAVDMTKGKPRFYYLRRQALIHAANGDKEGAIKAAKQSLILSKEAGNDGYIKMNTESLKEWGAL